One Victivallis lenta DNA segment encodes these proteins:
- a CDS encoding tannase/feruloyl esterase family alpha/beta hydrolase has translation MDKISRIQDGVKMKRFSFLLLSGLMAAFDSGMAASGQPDTVRKCAVPNGKVLSAVYTDASEFTDANRNTITGIPPRTIVKLLLQPAKGSNINVEVWLPDAGRWNGRFVGLGNGGAAGSINPAGFIGWIKRGYAVAATDMGTAPNDNSGVGNPEVWKDFGYRATHLMTTAARQLIQSCYGKPPAFSYFVGASTGGQQALQEAQRYPDDYDGIVANVPAHCRTPLHAYFLWNWQLVRRHPLTPEQDRSIMRSGIEYMAQREISQLAGKAVSDPRVTPEEIEGVIALAMKNDPSLTPEHAGMLRKIFNGPVNSAGERIFNGVPVGSSILAATGHLYLFRWAFGLEQELAELNFDADMDAYTKKLGPVLNAENPDLSAFARRGGRLVMFSGTADSIVPYHATLDYYERCAAEAGSPEKLQEFFVYYLVPGMEHGINGVTDPFSLLVNWCEKGVRPGEIRLKRQYGEETVDIPLYPYPQKTGYTPERGFFPEPALRGAAPVAPRYRPEAAE, from the coding sequence ATGGACAAAATTTCACGGATTCAGGATGGAGTGAAAATGAAGCGTTTTTCGTTTCTGCTGCTGTCCGGGCTGATGGCGGCCTTCGATTCCGGCATGGCCGCCTCGGGGCAGCCGGACACGGTCAGGAAATGTGCGGTCCCGAACGGCAAAGTGCTGTCGGCCGTATACACCGACGCATCGGAGTTCACCGATGCGAACCGGAACACGATCACCGGGATACCGCCGCGCACCATCGTCAAACTGCTGCTGCAGCCGGCGAAGGGGTCGAACATCAACGTCGAAGTCTGGCTGCCCGACGCCGGCCGGTGGAACGGCCGGTTCGTCGGCCTCGGCAACGGCGGAGCCGCCGGTTCGATCAACCCGGCCGGCTTCATCGGCTGGATCAAGCGCGGATACGCCGTGGCCGCCACTGATATGGGAACCGCGCCGAACGACAACTCCGGCGTCGGCAACCCTGAAGTATGGAAGGACTTCGGCTACCGGGCCACCCATCTGATGACGACGGCGGCCAGGCAGCTGATCCAAAGCTGTTACGGGAAGCCGCCCGCTTTCTCATATTTCGTCGGCGCTTCGACCGGAGGACAGCAGGCGCTCCAGGAGGCGCAGCGTTATCCGGACGACTACGACGGCATCGTCGCCAATGTCCCGGCCCACTGCCGGACGCCGCTGCATGCGTATTTTCTCTGGAACTGGCAGCTGGTCCGGCGGCACCCGCTGACCCCGGAGCAGGACCGGAGCATCATGCGTTCCGGCATCGAATACATGGCGCAGCGCGAAATCTCGCAGCTGGCCGGCAAAGCCGTCTCCGATCCCCGCGTCACGCCGGAGGAGATCGAGGGCGTGATCGCCCTGGCCATGAAAAACGACCCTTCGCTGACCCCGGAACACGCCGGGATGCTGCGGAAAATCTTCAACGGTCCGGTCAACTCCGCCGGCGAACGCATCTTCAACGGCGTCCCGGTCGGCAGCTCCATTCTCGCCGCAACCGGACACCTCTATTTGTTCCGCTGGGCATTCGGCCTCGAACAGGAGCTCGCGGAGCTCAACTTCGATGCGGATATGGACGCCTACACGAAAAAGCTCGGCCCCGTGCTGAACGCCGAAAATCCGGATCTCTCCGCATTCGCCCGGCGGGGCGGCAGGCTGGTCATGTTCTCCGGCACGGCGGATTCGATCGTCCCGTACCACGCGACGCTCGACTATTACGAGCGCTGCGCCGCCGAAGCCGGGTCGCCGGAAAAGCTGCAGGAGTTCTTCGTCTATTACCTGGTGCCCGGCATGGAGCACGGAATCAACGGCGTGACGGACCCGTTTTCGCTGCTGGTCAACTGGTGCGAAAAAGGCGTCCGCCCCGGCGAAATCCGCCTGAAGCGGCAGTATGGCGAAGAGACGGTCGATATCCCGCTCTACCCGTACCCGCAGAAAACCGGGTACACCCCCGAACGCGGCTTCTTCCCGGAGCCGGCGCTCCGCGGCGCCGCCCCCGTCGCCCCGCGCTACCGGCCGGAAGCCGCCGAATGA
- a CDS encoding DEAD/DEAH box helicase has protein sequence MLKKLKKALKVLLGVDEQHKVVVKIEPAAKKPEEKKKPRAAREQPSRRAREKQGEKTRERSRDGEGRVAASSRPKRERGPKRERSERPVQVETPDAPKAPKPEHPAALKEVPPAEGKVRFLDLPLHEEVQYGVQNAGFEYCTPIQALALPALLERRDLAGKAQTGTGKTAAFLLATFTRFLNNPLEGDRKPGRPRSLVLAPTRELAMQIHKDAEALGVFTGLTSVVVFGGMDHEKQRRSLRQPVDLVIGTPGRIIDYSRGGDLDLSKVEVLVIDEADRMLDMGFIPDVKRIVAQLPKKGERQTLLFSATLEDHILRFTSDWLADPVVFESEPENMVSENIEQTFFSVLRDEKLALLLHILRTEPYERIIIFGNRKDVNLRLQYDLARFGYDVPVLSGDIPQDKRIKILEKFRAGTEKIVIATDVAARGIHVDNVSLVINYDLPERAEDYVHRIGRTGRAGHTGKSISFLCEYGAYFLPDIEKLLGVQFPSEQPTDEMLRMPEPVPGAKPAKQAGRRSSGGSSFRRSSSGSRGRSRR, from the coding sequence ATGCTGAAGAAACTGAAGAAAGCCCTGAAAGTCCTGCTCGGAGTCGATGAGCAGCATAAGGTCGTCGTGAAAATCGAACCGGCCGCGAAAAAGCCGGAGGAGAAGAAGAAGCCGCGCGCCGCCAGGGAACAGCCGTCCCGCAGGGCGCGGGAGAAGCAGGGGGAAAAAACGCGGGAACGGTCCCGCGACGGAGAGGGGCGCGTCGCAGCGTCCTCCCGCCCGAAACGCGAGCGCGGCCCGAAGCGCGAACGTTCCGAACGTCCGGTTCAGGTCGAGACCCCGGATGCGCCGAAGGCCCCGAAGCCGGAGCATCCCGCCGCGCTCAAAGAGGTTCCGCCGGCGGAGGGCAAGGTGCGGTTTCTCGATCTGCCGCTGCATGAAGAGGTCCAGTACGGCGTGCAGAACGCCGGATTCGAATATTGCACCCCGATTCAGGCACTGGCGCTTCCGGCGCTGCTTGAGCGGCGCGACCTGGCCGGCAAGGCGCAGACCGGAACCGGCAAGACGGCCGCGTTCCTGCTGGCGACTTTCACGCGCTTCCTGAACAATCCGCTGGAGGGTGACCGCAAGCCGGGCCGGCCGCGTTCCCTCGTACTGGCGCCGACCCGCGAACTTGCGATGCAGATCCATAAGGATGCCGAAGCGCTCGGCGTCTTCACAGGGCTGACCAGCGTCGTCGTATTCGGCGGCATGGACCATGAGAAGCAGCGCCGTTCCCTGCGGCAGCCGGTCGATCTCGTCATCGGCACCCCGGGGCGCATCATCGATTATTCGCGCGGCGGAGACCTCGATCTTTCGAAGGTCGAGGTTCTGGTCATCGACGAGGCGGACCGCATGCTCGACATGGGGTTTATTCCGGACGTGAAGCGGATCGTGGCGCAGCTGCCGAAGAAGGGAGAACGCCAGACGCTCCTGTTCTCGGCGACGCTCGAGGATCACATTCTGCGGTTCACTTCGGACTGGCTGGCCGATCCGGTCGTTTTCGAGAGCGAGCCGGAGAACATGGTCAGCGAGAACATCGAGCAGACGTTTTTCTCCGTGCTGCGCGACGAGAAACTCGCGCTCCTGCTGCACATTCTCCGCACCGAACCGTATGAGCGGATCATTATCTTCGGCAACCGCAAGGATGTGAACCTGCGGCTGCAGTACGACCTCGCCCGTTTCGGCTACGACGTCCCGGTGCTGTCCGGCGACATTCCGCAGGACAAGCGGATCAAAATCCTCGAGAAATTCCGGGCCGGAACCGAAAAGATCGTCATTGCGACCGACGTCGCCGCGCGCGGCATCCATGTCGACAACGTTTCGCTGGTCATCAACTACGATTTGCCGGAGCGCGCCGAGGATTACGTCCACCGCATCGGCCGTACCGGCCGCGCCGGGCATACCGGCAAATCGATCAGCTTCCTCTGCGAATACGGCGCGTATTTCCTGCCGGATATCGAAAAGCTGCTCGGCGTCCAGTTCCCGAGTGAACAGCCGACCGATGAAATGCTCCGGATGCCGGAGCCGGTTCCGGGCGCGAAGCCCGCAAAGCAGGCCGGGCGGCGCTCGTCCGGCGGCAGTTCCTTCCGCCGTTCTTCGAGCGGCAGCCGCGGCCGCAGCCGCCGCTGA
- the galU gene encoding UTP--glucose-1-phosphate uridylyltransferase GalU: MKKIRKAVIPAAGFGTRFLPFTKAVPKELIPLVDKPVIQYVVEEAAAAGIDQILIITSNGKNAIQDHFNRAFELESRLEATKKQELLEELRSISRLADIHYIHQQELNGLGDAVRCAKSFVGNEPFAVLLGDTVLDSATETTVTGQLVAAFETFESPVTALETVPMERVSRYGVVDGECIGEGLYKVNGWVEKPAPEEAPSNLVIASRYIFTPDIMAALERTPRGKGNEIQLTDAMRLLLSRRAMYGRVIAGKRYDLGNKLGFLTGTVEFGLRRPEFREAFAAYLKEVVKNL; encoded by the coding sequence ATGAAGAAGATTCGCAAGGCCGTCATTCCCGCCGCCGGATTCGGCACGCGCTTCCTCCCGTTCACCAAGGCCGTGCCGAAAGAGCTGATTCCGCTTGTCGACAAACCGGTGATTCAGTATGTCGTCGAAGAGGCGGCGGCCGCCGGAATCGACCAGATCCTGATCATCACCAGCAATGGGAAAAATGCGATTCAGGATCATTTCAACCGCGCCTTCGAGCTTGAAAGCCGGCTCGAGGCCACGAAGAAGCAGGAGCTCCTCGAAGAGCTCCGCTCCATCAGCCGCCTTGCCGATATTCACTACATCCACCAGCAGGAGCTGAACGGGCTCGGCGACGCCGTGCGCTGCGCGAAGTCGTTCGTCGGGAACGAGCCGTTCGCGGTGCTGCTCGGCGATACCGTGCTTGATTCGGCGACGGAGACGACGGTCACCGGCCAGCTTGTCGCGGCCTTCGAAACGTTCGAGTCTCCGGTCACCGCGCTCGAGACGGTCCCGATGGAGCGGGTGAGCCGCTACGGCGTGGTGGACGGCGAATGTATCGGCGAGGGGCTTTACAAAGTCAACGGGTGGGTCGAGAAGCCCGCTCCGGAGGAGGCGCCGAGCAATCTGGTCATCGCCTCCCGCTACATCTTCACGCCGGATATCATGGCGGCGCTGGAAAGGACGCCGCGCGGCAAAGGCAACGAGATCCAGCTGACCGACGCGATGCGCCTTCTGCTCTCGCGCCGTGCAATGTACGGGCGGGTCATCGCCGGAAAACGCTACGATCTCGGCAATAAACTCGGGTTCCTGACCGGAACCGTCGAATTCGGGCTGCGGCGTCCCGAATTCCGCGAAGCGTTCGCCGCATATCTGAAAGAAGTCGTTAAAAATCTGTGA
- a CDS encoding HAD family hydrolase has product MIRLVAADMDGTLLNSRGEIPAGFGDAVRALSGNGVRFAVASGRQYEGVVNYFDGLRDEIIFLCENGARVVWRGEDIFLSEVPFPKLSEPAELIRSIPNAYPLICGTGAAWIESDDAVLLENASIYYKRLEIVPDVLEAAKHDRICKIAAFDADGAESNSYPPLRRFEDRFRVTLSARCWVDLMNPGVDKGLAMRKLQEYFGCSPEETMAFGDYLNDVPMMEYSFYSYAMANAHPDLKLLCRYETLSNDENGVMTAMRERFPFL; this is encoded by the coding sequence ATGATCAGGCTGGTGGCTGCGGACATGGACGGAACTCTGCTGAACAGCCGGGGGGAGATTCCCGCCGGATTCGGCGACGCCGTCCGCGCGCTTTCCGGGAACGGCGTCCGTTTCGCCGTCGCCAGCGGGCGCCAGTACGAGGGCGTGGTGAATTACTTCGACGGCCTGCGGGACGAAATCATCTTTCTCTGTGAAAACGGCGCCCGGGTGGTCTGGCGCGGGGAGGATATATTTCTCTCGGAGGTCCCGTTTCCGAAGCTCTCCGAACCGGCGGAGCTGATCCGGTCGATCCCGAACGCCTATCCGCTGATCTGCGGAACCGGAGCCGCCTGGATCGAAAGCGACGACGCCGTCCTGCTCGAAAACGCCTCCATTTATTATAAACGGCTCGAGATCGTTCCGGATGTCCTCGAGGCCGCGAAGCACGACCGGATCTGCAAGATCGCGGCCTTCGACGCCGACGGCGCGGAATCCAACAGCTACCCGCCGCTCCGCCGCTTCGAAGACCGATTCCGGGTCACGCTCTCCGCGAGATGCTGGGTGGACCTCATGAATCCCGGCGTCGACAAGGGGCTCGCCATGCGGAAGCTGCAGGAGTATTTCGGCTGTTCGCCGGAGGAGACGATGGCTTTCGGCGATTACCTGAACGACGTCCCCATGATGGAGTACAGCTTTTACAGTTACGCGATGGCGAACGCGCATCCGGATCTGAAGCTGCTCTGCCGGTACGAAACACTCTCCAACGACGAAAACGGCGTAATGACCGCCATGCGGGAACGTTTCCCGTTTCTTTGA
- a CDS encoding response regulator transcription factor: MRILIIEDDAKTADFISRGLNEAGFRACCAADGLDGLFKAKSEPFDAAVVDIMLPKLDGLTVIEEIRAARLRLPIIVLSARDSVESKIKGLEKGGDDYLAKPFSFSELLARIQALIRRATATSEPTELTVRDLSLDLIRRKVTRRNVPIELQPLEFQLLEYLMRNTGRVVSKTTILEHVWEYNFDTQTNIVEAGIFRLREKIDKPFDDKMIRTVRGFGYVLE; this comes from the coding sequence ATGAGAATCCTGATCATCGAAGACGATGCCAAAACCGCCGATTTCATATCCCGCGGATTGAATGAAGCCGGATTCCGGGCCTGTTGCGCCGCGGACGGGCTGGACGGGCTTTTCAAGGCCAAAAGCGAGCCGTTCGATGCCGCCGTGGTCGATATCATGCTGCCGAAACTCGACGGCCTCACCGTCATCGAAGAGATCCGGGCCGCCAGGCTGCGGCTGCCGATCATCGTCCTCAGCGCGCGCGATTCGGTCGAGAGCAAGATCAAAGGGCTCGAGAAAGGCGGCGACGACTATCTGGCGAAGCCGTTTTCGTTCTCCGAGCTGCTCGCCCGAATCCAGGCGCTGATCCGCCGCGCCACCGCCACGAGCGAACCGACCGAGCTTACCGTCCGCGACCTTTCACTGGACCTGATCCGACGGAAAGTCACCCGGCGGAACGTGCCGATCGAGCTTCAGCCGCTCGAATTCCAGCTGCTCGAATACCTCATGCGCAACACCGGGCGGGTCGTCTCCAAAACCACCATTCTCGAGCATGTCTGGGAATATAACTTCGACACGCAGACCAACATCGTCGAAGCGGGCATATTCCGGCTCCGCGAGAAAATCGACAAGCCATTCGACGACAAGATGATCCGTACCGTGCGGGGCTTCGGATATGTTCTGGAGTAA
- a CDS encoding mevalonate kinase, with the protein MIIKTIAFPRAALIGNPSDGYHGKTIAFVFRNYQAEAELYETPELELWPSKRDHNIFSCMDALSADVQQYGYYGGIRLLKAAVKKFNEFCHAEGIRLEKKNFTIRYSSTIPNRLGLAGSSAIITAAMRAMMEFYHVKLAPAVLANVVLSTERDELGIPAGLQDRVAQAYNTPVFMDFDREYMREHGIGRYEPIEIPAGLNLYVAYRTDLAEGSEVLHSRLREDYESGVPQVVAAMEEWAQLTCRVKTAFERRDFNAVPELLNRNFDLRCEVCPNAVSSKNRQMVELARSVGASAKFTGSGGAIIGTYENEKMYCELVRVLKTEGINVIKPEIVGTGCAR; encoded by the coding sequence ATGATCATCAAAACCATCGCGTTTCCCCGCGCGGCGCTTATCGGGAACCCTTCCGACGGTTATCACGGCAAAACGATTGCTTTTGTGTTTCGCAATTACCAGGCGGAGGCGGAGCTGTATGAGACGCCCGAGCTCGAGCTGTGGCCTTCAAAGCGCGATCATAATATTTTTTCGTGCATGGATGCGCTCAGCGCCGATGTGCAGCAGTACGGCTATTACGGCGGAATCCGCCTGCTGAAGGCGGCGGTCAAAAAGTTCAACGAGTTCTGTCACGCCGAAGGGATCAGGCTCGAGAAGAAGAATTTCACGATCCGCTATTCGAGCACGATTCCGAACCGGCTCGGGCTGGCGGGGTCGTCGGCGATCATCACCGCCGCGATGCGGGCCATGATGGAGTTCTATCATGTGAAGCTCGCCCCGGCCGTGCTGGCCAACGTCGTGCTCTCCACTGAACGGGACGAGCTCGGCATTCCGGCCGGGCTGCAGGATCGTGTCGCGCAGGCCTATAATACGCCGGTGTTTATGGACTTCGACCGCGAGTACATGCGCGAGCACGGCATCGGGCGGTATGAGCCGATCGAAATTCCGGCCGGGCTGAATCTGTACGTCGCTTACCGTACGGATCTTGCGGAGGGCTCCGAGGTGCTGCACAGCCGCCTGCGCGAGGACTACGAATCCGGCGTCCCTCAGGTGGTGGCCGCCATGGAGGAGTGGGCGCAGCTGACCTGCCGGGTCAAGACCGCTTTCGAGCGGCGGGATTTCAATGCTGTCCCGGAGCTGCTGAACCGCAATTTCGATCTCCGCTGCGAAGTCTGCCCGAACGCGGTCAGCTCCAAGAACCGGCAGATGGTCGAGCTCGCCCGCTCGGTCGGCGCCTCGGCGAAATTCACCGGTTCCGGCGGCGCGATCATCGGAACCTACGAGAACGAGAAGATGTACTGCGAGCTTGTCCGGGTCCTGAAAACGGAAGGGATCAACGTGATCAAGCCGGAGATCGTCGGAACGGGGTGCGCGCGATGA
- a CDS encoding MATE family efflux transporter, producing the protein MTHDMTTGNPARLILFFSVPLLIGNIFQQLYFMADMAIVSRTISLSAMAAVGATGALTFLVFGFFFGLTNGFAVITAQRFGAKDYDGVRRSVAVSTLLGTAATGLGMLVSLPFIEQLLRLMNTPDDILADSVVYVAALCWGTAATVFYNLLSCFIRALGDSWTPLLFLVIATFLNIGLDLLFIITFGMGIAGAAWATVLAQALSALFCLLYIRRRFPLLCPRREDWRFDAGFAWEHLRVALPMAFQFSITAIGVLVMQEEINRFGTVTIAAFTAGARIEQLAVQPMFTLGIAIATFAAQNYGARRLDRVRTGVTQCTLISVAWCIVSGIALALFSRPLVGIFIPVDSEPVATAQAQNYIYMTAALFIILGQLFIYRNVLQGIGRSFMPMMAGGAELVVRIAASILLAPVFGYLGVFWATPLAWVGATALLAAAYFTVSRRFDSGTEAGEAERPRSRLRGFRRDRLRLYLLRLRYRLGLLPTRALKQPEK; encoded by the coding sequence ATGACACATGACATGACAACCGGGAATCCGGCCAGACTGATTTTATTTTTCTCCGTGCCGCTGCTGATCGGCAACATCTTCCAGCAGCTGTACTTCATGGCCGACATGGCGATCGTCAGCCGGACGATCAGCCTTTCGGCCATGGCGGCGGTCGGCGCGACCGGCGCGCTGACCTTTCTGGTCTTCGGCTTCTTTTTCGGACTCACGAACGGCTTCGCGGTCATAACCGCCCAGCGGTTCGGCGCGAAGGATTACGACGGCGTGCGCCGTTCGGTCGCCGTCTCGACTCTGCTCGGCACAGCCGCGACCGGCCTCGGCATGCTGGTCTCGCTGCCGTTCATCGAACAGCTGCTGAGGCTCATGAATACGCCGGACGACATCCTGGCCGACTCGGTCGTCTACGTCGCGGCTCTCTGCTGGGGAACCGCCGCAACGGTCTTCTACAACCTGCTCTCCTGTTTCATCCGGGCGCTCGGGGACAGCTGGACGCCGCTGCTTTTCCTCGTGATCGCGACGTTCCTGAACATCGGGCTGGATTTGCTCTTCATCATCACCTTCGGCATGGGGATCGCCGGAGCGGCCTGGGCGACCGTGCTTGCGCAGGCGCTTTCGGCGCTGTTCTGCCTGCTTTACATCCGCAGGCGTTTCCCGTTGCTGTGTCCGCGCCGGGAGGACTGGCGGTTCGACGCCGGGTTCGCCTGGGAGCATCTGCGCGTCGCGCTGCCGATGGCCTTTCAGTTCTCGATCACGGCGATCGGCGTGCTGGTCATGCAGGAGGAGATCAACCGGTTCGGCACGGTGACCATCGCCGCCTTCACGGCCGGAGCCCGGATCGAACAGCTCGCCGTGCAGCCGATGTTCACGCTCGGCATCGCGATCGCAACCTTCGCGGCGCAGAACTACGGTGCCCGGCGGCTCGACCGGGTCCGCACCGGCGTGACGCAATGCACGCTGATCTCGGTCGCCTGGTGCATCGTCAGCGGCATTGCGCTGGCCCTCTTCAGCCGTCCGCTGGTCGGTATTTTCATCCCGGTCGACTCCGAGCCGGTGGCGACTGCCCAGGCGCAGAATTACATCTACATGACCGCCGCACTGTTCATCATTCTCGGGCAGCTTTTCATCTACCGCAATGTACTGCAGGGAATCGGACGCTCCTTCATGCCGATGATGGCCGGCGGCGCCGAACTCGTGGTGCGGATCGCCGCTTCGATCCTGCTGGCCCCGGTTTTCGGGTATCTCGGCGTATTCTGGGCAACGCCGCTGGCCTGGGTCGGCGCGACGGCGCTGCTGGCCGCGGCCTACTTCACCGTCAGCCGCCGGTTCGACTCCGGGACAGAGGCCGGAGAAGCGGAACGGCCGCGAAGCCGTCTCCGCGGCTTCCGGCGCGACCGCCTGAGACTTTACCTGCTTCGCCTGCGGTACCGGCTCGGACTGCTGCCGACCCGCGCCTTGAAACAGCCGGAAAAGTAG
- a CDS encoding sensor histidine kinase, whose product MFWSKTGFLSTVKCRIAVGYALLFALSFGVVFTTVYFYWRLSHLETMDRKLSVFLNEFAYEYLTGREFDTTFGAVPFKRVPEAALRIIERKIDGFSPLSAFRNVGDEQQFTLLGTQGGRLCRLRLNLADESFEAEIMKHAGHAGFLQKEFNSETYGEGRGQTFFLLLSPEREVLASSPFAPQLLAFLREFDYRPGQESVQYTIIRPGRHNLRLAYQRQYDGTILAIGGSLHAMDESLDRLIAIFCITGIPILLIGALVGWLLARRFVSGIDRVCRAADVIAAGDYSLRVHSAGEGSEIDHLIRTFNRMVGNTETLMNEQRNISDNIAHDLRTPLTRILGRAELAASGRQELEIYQNTVADIGEECYRMLNLINMMLEISRTESGAVEITRSRFDFRAMLRRSAELFSMPAEQKHQKLTLRLPETPVLVCCDQQKLQQVAANLLDNAIKFTPEGGAVDVELSVCDGEIRFSVADTGCGIREEERPEIFKRFYRADNSRSLPGNGLGLSLVSAIVTAAGGSITVEAVLPRGSRFTVRLPGLLAK is encoded by the coding sequence ATGTTCTGGAGTAAAACCGGCTTCCTCTCCACGGTGAAGTGCCGGATCGCCGTCGGCTATGCGCTGCTTTTCGCGCTCTCCTTCGGCGTCGTCTTTACGACGGTCTACTTTTACTGGCGGCTCAGCCACCTCGAAACGATGGACCGGAAGCTCTCGGTCTTCCTCAACGAGTTCGCCTACGAATACCTGACCGGCCGGGAGTTCGACACCACTTTCGGAGCCGTTCCCTTCAAGCGCGTGCCGGAGGCGGCACTCCGGATCATCGAACGAAAAATCGACGGTTTTTCGCCGCTCTCCGCCTTCCGGAACGTCGGCGACGAACAGCAATTCACCCTGCTCGGCACACAGGGCGGCCGCCTCTGCCGGCTTCGGCTCAATCTGGCGGACGAATCGTTCGAAGCCGAGATCATGAAGCACGCCGGACATGCCGGTTTCCTGCAAAAAGAGTTCAACAGCGAAACCTACGGAGAAGGACGGGGCCAGACCTTTTTTCTGCTGCTTTCCCCCGAACGCGAGGTGCTGGCCAGTTCCCCGTTCGCACCGCAGCTGCTCGCTTTTCTCAGGGAATTCGATTACCGCCCCGGGCAGGAATCCGTCCAATATACGATCATACGTCCCGGCCGGCACAATCTCCGGCTGGCATACCAGCGGCAGTATGACGGCACGATTCTCGCGATCGGCGGCAGCCTCCACGCGATGGACGAGTCACTGGACCGGCTCATCGCCATTTTCTGCATCACCGGAATCCCGATCCTGCTGATCGGCGCGCTGGTGGGATGGCTGCTCGCCCGGCGGTTCGTCTCCGGCATCGACCGGGTCTGCCGCGCCGCGGACGTAATCGCCGCCGGCGACTACTCCCTGCGCGTCCACTCCGCCGGGGAAGGCAGCGAAATCGACCACCTGATCCGCACCTTCAACCGGATGGTCGGCAATACGGAGACGCTCATGAACGAGCAGCGGAACATCTCCGACAATATCGCCCACGACCTGCGGACCCCGCTGACCCGCATCCTCGGGCGCGCCGAACTCGCCGCCTCCGGCCGGCAGGAGCTCGAAATCTACCAGAACACAGTCGCAGACATCGGCGAAGAGTGCTACCGGATGCTGAATCTGATCAATATGATGCTGGAAATCTCCCGGACGGAATCCGGCGCAGTCGAAATCACCCGCAGCCGTTTCGATTTCCGCGCCATGCTGCGGCGTTCCGCAGAGCTGTTTTCGATGCCGGCCGAACAGAAACATCAGAAACTGACGCTCCGCCTGCCGGAAACGCCGGTCCTGGTCTGCTGTGACCAGCAGAAACTTCAGCAGGTCGCCGCCAACCTCCTCGACAATGCAATCAAATTCACTCCCGAGGGCGGCGCCGTCGATGTCGAACTGAGCGTCTGCGACGGCGAAATCCGCTTCTCCGTCGCGGATACCGGCTGCGGCATCCGCGAGGAGGAGCGCCCGGAAATCTTCAAGCGGTTCTACCGGGCGGACAACAGCCGTTCGCTGCCCGGCAACGGGCTCGGCCTGAGTCTCGTCTCGGCCATCGTCACGGCTGCCGGCGGCAGCATCACCGTCGAAGCCGTCCTTCCGCGGGGCAGCCGGTTCACCGTCCGCCTCCCCGGCCTTCTCGCCAAATAA
- a CDS encoding helix-turn-helix transcriptional regulator: protein MKTELSDSTADPPFPFRLLHAGWGIASEAPCRFEHVDYEYVTVEYVVQGRGLLESDGRRFECGADSVYFLHRRSNHRYWTVPEAPWHKLFFIVDGPLADLLVGGYRLDRVYAVPGVPQLRRFFEEMRELGYGGPAIDRRAAVIFHEFAEACAGTLREAAESVRPEIAGLKRALDGSIDRRFRLEPFCEAAGYSPAHMIRHFRLAFGCPPYEYLMRRRIEAAQRLLTYSRKSVKEIAEMLRFSDQYYFSGCFKARVGSSPSRYRRRSR from the coding sequence TTGAAAACAGAACTTTCCGACAGTACAGCCGATCCGCCTTTCCCGTTCCGGCTGCTCCATGCCGGGTGGGGAATCGCGAGTGAGGCGCCGTGCCGGTTTGAGCACGTCGATTATGAATATGTCACGGTCGAATATGTCGTGCAGGGGCGCGGCCTGCTCGAGAGCGACGGGCGGCGCTTCGAATGCGGCGCCGATTCGGTCTACTTCCTGCACCGCCGCAGCAATCACCGTTACTGGACGGTTCCGGAAGCGCCGTGGCACAAGCTGTTTTTCATCGTCGACGGTCCGCTGGCCGACCTGCTGGTCGGCGGCTACCGGCTGGACCGGGTGTATGCGGTTCCGGGCGTTCCGCAGCTGCGGCGGTTCTTTGAGGAGATGCGGGAGCTTGGATACGGCGGTCCGGCCATCGACCGGCGGGCCGCGGTGATTTTCCACGAATTCGCCGAGGCGTGCGCCGGGACGCTGCGCGAGGCGGCCGAATCCGTCCGCCCGGAGATCGCCGGGCTCAAGAGAGCCCTGGACGGCAGCATCGACCGCCGGTTCCGCCTTGAACCGTTCTGCGAGGCGGCCGGTTACTCTCCGGCTCATATGATCCGCCACTTCCGGCTCGCCTTCGGGTGTCCGCCGTACGAATATCTGATGCGGCGGCGGATCGAAGCGGCGCAGCGGCTGCTGACCTATTCTCGAAAATCGGTCAAGGAAATTGCGGAGATGCTCCGCTTTTCGGACCAGTACTACTTTTCCGGCTGTTTCAAGGCGCGGGTCGGCAGCAGTCCGAGCCGGTACCGCAGGCGAAGCAGGTAA